From the Mycoplasmatota bacterium genome, one window contains:
- a CDS encoding ATP-binding cassette domain-containing protein: MLKLENISKYYTRNGTVALGLRKINLSFGIGEFVAIVGESGSGKSTLLNVLCGLDTYEEGELFINGEETSHYTVNDWEKYRRKYIGFVFQNFNIIESYTVLQNVEVALTLASYDESKRRERALSIIKRVGLESHVNTKASKLSGGQRQRIAIARALAKDCQIIAADEPTGNLDSKTSKEIIELLYEISQDKLVIIVTHNYEETKDYVTRKVTLHDNQVVEDQSINSKQKVDPIKTNEEIDQKVGLKDGFKLAFNHLLSTPMKSLIMFGVLLLMTLGSALIYGSMLNFKDENAQKNQNNYFNNSIEERIVVRKDDFSPFTEDELSQLNHISGVRDVVKGDTALDQTLDSMYTLSSYQMHVVRAKINPQTLVKKEDLTEGRLPTEENEIVINTNMIRDGIEVDAILNKTFDYTYKDHLYSFKVVGISENKKLGEVIYLDNDNLERISSDINDQYINFSYSTDQFKKMPFVPQIYVGESTLNENEIIVNSSFTYLYGMLENNDLTSFEDVIGKSVQIESSSLYETKEKSFTIKGIVDNEYEGEEAKIYLSKEAYHKLTKDDDTYQVSLIVSSNTIAKRVIGQLDSDTYKVFYPFGTLNKISYLLSILKIILYALYLVIFIGIIFFVTYFILRNIMQSKKNDYIILRSIGATQRLIKRMVFFELLILMTLTYVFTLLIVSINKFVEIKYVTKAIDKLFNYYRIVDYGYIYIIMIILVYLLTKRFNKKIYNNSVMTTFKGEVGE; the protein is encoded by the coding sequence ATGCTTAAGTTAGAGAATATATCTAAATATTATACGAGAAATGGAACAGTCGCATTAGGGCTTAGAAAAATAAATTTAAGTTTTGGTATTGGTGAATTTGTCGCTATTGTAGGAGAAAGTGGTAGTGGGAAAAGTACCTTATTAAATGTTCTTTGTGGTCTTGATACCTATGAAGAAGGTGAATTATTCATTAATGGTGAGGAAACATCTCATTATACGGTTAATGATTGGGAAAAATATCGTAGAAAATATATTGGATTTGTATTTCAAAATTTTAATATTATTGAAAGTTATACAGTCTTACAGAATGTTGAAGTAGCTTTAACCTTAGCTTCCTATGATGAAAGCAAAAGACGAGAAAGAGCCTTAAGTATTATTAAAAGGGTTGGCTTAGAATCTCATGTAAATACAAAAGCCAGTAAATTAAGTGGTGGACAAAGACAAAGAATCGCAATAGCTAGAGCACTTGCAAAAGATTGTCAAATAATCGCTGCTGATGAACCAACGGGTAATCTTGATTCTAAAACAAGTAAAGAAATTATTGAATTACTATATGAAATTAGTCAAGATAAATTAGTTATTATTGTAACGCATAATTATGAGGAAACAAAAGATTATGTAACTAGAAAAGTTACTTTACATGATAATCAGGTCGTAGAAGATCAATCAATTAATTCAAAACAAAAAGTAGATCCAATTAAGACAAATGAAGAAATTGATCAAAAAGTTGGATTAAAAGATGGTTTTAAACTAGCCTTTAATCATTTATTATCAACCCCTATGAAGTCGTTAATTATGTTTGGTGTCCTCCTATTAATGACATTAGGGTCAGCGCTCATTTATGGGTCTATGCTCAACTTTAAGGATGAAAATGCACAAAAAAATCAAAATAATTATTTTAATAATAGTATAGAAGAACGAATTGTCGTTAGAAAAGATGATTTTTCTCCTTTTACTGAAGATGAACTGAGTCAGTTAAATCATATAAGTGGCGTACGTGATGTTGTTAAAGGTGATACAGCATTAGATCAAACACTAGATTCTATGTATACCTTATCATCTTATCAAATGCATGTAGTGAGAGCTAAAATAAATCCACAAACATTAGTGAAAAAAGAGGATTTAACAGAAGGAAGATTGCCTACTGAAGAAAATGAAATTGTGATTAACACTAATATGATTAGAGATGGGATTGAGGTTGATGCGATATTAAATAAAACATTTGACTATACCTATAAAGATCATCTTTATTCATTTAAAGTAGTGGGGATAAGTGAAAATAAAAAACTAGGAGAAGTTATCTATCTGGATAATGATAATTTAGAACGTATCTCTAGTGATATAAATGATCAATATATTAATTTCAGTTATTCTACAGATCAATTTAAGAAAATGCCTTTTGTTCCACAAATCTATGTAGGAGAATCAACTCTAAATGAAAATGAGATAATTGTTAATTCTTCTTTTACATACCTTTATGGAATGTTAGAAAACAATGATTTAACATCTTTTGAGGATGTAATTGGAAAATCAGTACAGATTGAATCTTCAAGTCTTTATGAAACAAAAGAAAAAAGTTTTACCATAAAAGGAATTGTTGATAATGAATACGAAGGTGAAGAAGCAAAAATTTATCTTAGTAAAGAAGCTTACCATAAGTTAACTAAAGATGATGATACTTATCAAGTTAGTTTAATTGTTAGTAGTAATACAATCGCTAAACGAGTTATTGGACAGTTAGATAGTGATACTTATAAAGTATTTTATCCATTTGGAACCTTAAATAAGATATCGTATTTATTAAGTATTCTTAAAATTATTTTATATGCGTTATATCTCGTGATATTTATTGGAATAATCTTTTTTGTTACTTACTTTATTTTAAGAAACATTATGCAAAGTAAAAAGAATGATTATATCATATTAAGATCTATTGGAGCTACACAACGATTAATTAAAAGAATGGTGTTTTTTGAACTTCTTATATTAATGACATTAACTTATGTCTTTACCCTACTTATTGTAAGTATTAATAAATTCGTTGAAATTAAATATGTCACAAAAGCGATTGATAAACTATTTAATTATTATCGTATTGTGGATTACGGTTATATCTATATCATTATGATTATATTAGTGTACCTATTAACGAAACGATTCAATAAGAAGATATATAATAACAGTGTTATGACAACATTTAAAGGTGAGGTTGGTGAGTAA
- a CDS encoding WG repeat-containing protein gives MEARNKAIFIIIWMFFVLLICWYSTSYSKHYSIHTFPVTGDIFKFSISGKTGLIDVSNGEVIVKPTYEDIRWCNQVNEICRTELNNKYGIIDFDGNVLISNQYDEIHFDNNQIVLVKDKKYSIIDIHGNLLLGPMEEGIVIKRIISQYVIITKDQQNSVIDIHGNIIVDYLPFNIRISYIDSTNQIVYIENRYNNKNGFINLKENIIVEPVYERLWGFVDDIALAELNNKYGFINDKNEVKTEFIYDKAHEFSEGLALVQYNSKFGYIDQLGNVMIDYQYDHALDFIDGVAHVEFGNSDAFINKNNEKIIPIHNSSHEIEYINQYDSTDNTKYYYVNDDGSIFYKNWDEDYGLIIDEKKIINQKGDIILDKHFKKIRYINDNMFCIETTGWQCYNMEGKKLLEHDFFYYNSYEDSPFIHFSDHFTHYVYDKNCSLIYKSSIREGNVYFSQSNNFIVTTKGNKIISYNTKTKEKKVIYKKSFTIESLYKWR, from the coding sequence ATGGAAGCTAGGAATAAGGCAATTTTCATAATAATATGGATGTTTTTTGTGTTGTTAATTTGTTGGTATTCTACATCATATAGTAAACATTATTCTATTCATACTTTTCCAGTGACTGGGGATATCTTTAAATTTAGTATATCAGGAAAAACTGGCTTGATTGATGTTAGTAATGGTGAGGTCATAGTAAAACCAACCTATGAAGATATAAGATGGTGTAATCAAGTAAATGAAATTTGTAGAACAGAATTAAATAATAAGTATGGGATTATCGACTTTGATGGAAATGTCCTAATTAGTAATCAATATGATGAGATACATTTCGATAATAACCAAATCGTTTTAGTAAAAGATAAGAAATATAGTATTATTGATATTCATGGGAACTTACTTTTAGGACCTATGGAAGAAGGAATAGTAATAAAAAGAATCATCTCACAATACGTAATTATCACTAAAGATCAGCAAAATAGTGTGATTGATATACACGGAAATATAATTGTGGATTATTTACCATTTAATATAAGGATTTCTTATATTGATTCTACAAACCAGATTGTTTATATAGAAAATAGGTACAATAACAAGAATGGATTTATTAATCTAAAAGAAAATATAATTGTAGAACCAGTCTATGAACGTTTATGGGGATTTGTTGATGATATAGCCCTTGCAGAATTAAATAATAAATATGGATTTATTAATGATAAAAATGAAGTAAAAACAGAGTTCATTTATGATAAAGCACATGAGTTCAGTGAGGGATTAGCGCTTGTACAATATAATTCTAAGTTTGGATACATAGATCAATTAGGTAATGTGATGATTGATTATCAGTATGACCATGCTCTTGATTTTATAGATGGCGTAGCTCATGTTGAGTTTGGTAATTCAGATGCTTTTATTAATAAAAATAATGAAAAAATTATTCCTATTCATAATAGTAGTCATGAAATTGAGTATATAAATCAATATGATTCAACTGATAATACCAAATATTATTATGTAAATGATGATGGTTCTATTTTTTATAAAAATTGGGATGAAGATTATGGTTTAATAATTGATGAAAAAAAGATAATAAATCAAAAAGGAGATATTATACTTGATAAGCATTTTAAAAAGATTAGATATATAAATGATAATATGTTTTGTATAGAAACAACTGGCTGGCAATGTTATAACATGGAGGGGAAAAAATTACTTGAACATGATTTTTTTTACTATAACTCCTATGAAGATTCACCATTTATTCATTTTAGTGATCATTTTACTCATTACGTTTATGATAAAAATTGCAGTTTAATTTATAAAAGTAGTATAAGAGAAGGAAACGTATACTTTTCTCAATCTAATAATTTTATTGTAACTACAAAAGGTAATAAAATTATTTCCTATAATACCAAAACTAAAGAGAAAAAAGTAATCTATAAAAAGTCATTTACTATTGAGTCTTTATATAAGTGGAGGTAG
- a CDS encoding WG repeat-containing protein, translated as MKIRNIVIFMVIVLLFVFGFCWYNKSYRNHYSLYPVSGDIFEFTTTGKRGLINVSNGEVIVSPKYEYLDCMSGKYCITKLSNKWEIIDLNGNILVGPLEEGVDFIYIMSQYVIIRKDQQVSLLDMQGNIVVDYLPLNTYIYSIDSTNQIVYLCNGEQDKYGFINLKDNISVELVYRNKLMFSDKISVAKLGNKYGFINDKNEVVVDFLYDWISSDFHEGLAIVKSYYKYGYIDKMGNVVIDFKYDEAKNFYNGLAIVKNNSKYGYIDKTGNVVIDYQYDEATNFHEGLAVVQYNSKYGYIDKTGNVVIDYQYDSAFNFNYGVALIMLDDYEGFINKNNERIIPIHKSSNDFKYKIIHSTHKKTYYINDDGTVYCKNGSGAYGLTIDGKKIINQKGKVIIDKKFKDIQYINDNMFCIEVGNLECYNMDGEILFAHDKFSYRNYYNFDLGEFDSRNVIFEDYYIYYVYDVNGNFIYKSSLGDKNLLVSKSNNYIVYTKGNKIISYNINSKEKKVIYEKPLYNW; from the coding sequence ATGAAAATAAGAAATATAGTAATTTTCATGGTGATAGTACTGCTATTTGTGTTTGGATTTTGTTGGTACAACAAATCGTATCGTAATCATTATTCTTTATATCCTGTATCTGGAGATATTTTTGAATTTACAACAACAGGTAAAAGAGGGTTGATTAATGTTAGTAATGGTGAAGTTATTGTAAGTCCTAAATATGAATATTTGGATTGCATGTCAGGCAAATATTGTATAACTAAATTAAGTAATAAGTGGGAGATTATCGACTTAAATGGGAACATTCTTGTAGGTCCTTTAGAAGAAGGGGTTGATTTTATATATATTATGTCGCAATATGTTATTATTAGGAAAGATCAACAAGTGAGCCTACTAGATATGCAAGGAAATATTGTTGTTGATTATTTACCATTAAATACCTATATATATAGTATTGATTCTACCAATCAAATTGTCTATTTATGTAATGGTGAACAAGATAAATATGGATTTATTAATTTAAAAGATAATATATCTGTTGAACTAGTATATAGAAATAAGTTAATGTTTTCTGATAAAATAAGTGTTGCTAAATTAGGTAATAAATATGGATTTATTAATGATAAAAATGAAGTTGTTGTCGATTTTCTATATGATTGGATAAGTAGTGATTTTCATGAAGGACTAGCTATTGTAAAAAGTTATTATAAGTATGGATATATCGATAAAATGGGAAATGTAGTGATAGATTTTAAATATGATGAAGCTAAAAATTTTTATAATGGATTAGCTATTGTAAAAAACAATTCCAAGTATGGATACATCGATAAAACAGGAAATGTAGTAATTGATTATCAATATGATGAAGCTACTAATTTTCATGAAGGATTAGCTGTTGTACAATATAATTCTAAGTATGGATACATTGATAAAACAGGAAATGTAGTGATTGATTACCAATATGATAGTGCTTTTAATTTTAACTATGGGGTTGCTCTTATTATGCTTGATGATTATGAGGGTTTTATTAATAAAAACAATGAAAGAATTATTCCTATTCATAAAAGTAGTAATGATTTTAAATATAAAATTATACATTCTACTCATAAAAAGACCTATTATATAAATGATGATGGAACTGTATATTGTAAAAATGGGAGTGGAGCTTACGGTTTAACAATTGATGGTAAAAAGATAATAAATCAAAAAGGTAAAGTCATCATAGATAAGAAATTTAAAGATATTCAGTACATAAATGATAATATGTTTTGTATAGAAGTTGGTAATTTGGAGTGCTATAACATGGATGGTGAAATATTATTTGCACATGACAAATTCTCTTACAGAAATTATTATAATTTTGATTTAGGTGAATTTGATTCGCGAAATGTAATTTTTGAAGATTATTATATTTATTACGTATATGATGTTAATGGTAATTTTATTTATAAGTCCAGTTTGGGAGATAAAAATTTACTAGTTTCTAAATCAAATAACTATATTGTATATACAAAAGGGAATAAAATTATATCATATAATATTAATAGTAAAGAGAAAAAAGTAATATATGAAAAGCCTTTGTATAATTGGTAA
- a CDS encoding MurR/RpiR family transcriptional regulator: MILNEYFKAYYSQLTKSEKEIATYIEENIENVMYFSIADLSREIGVGESTIVRFCRKLGYRGFYQFKIELAKQYASETNDESEDYVDLIEKNMINVIKSTKLIVNKEKLQEAINLILGAGYIYLYGVGASGLAALEGEGKFMRGGLKCKAVTDSHFQTILSGTLTEKDVIIVISLSGSTKDLFEPIDIAYKNGTKIIVLTNNVNSKLAKYAHVTMQTAGYEKPLDGGSFVAKISQLYMLDLLYTGVVLSDKNKISNNERKAAEAISRKID; this comes from the coding sequence ATGATTTTAAACGAATATTTTAAAGCTTATTATAGTCAATTAACAAAATCAGAAAAAGAAATTGCGACATACATTGAAGAAAACATTGAAAATGTTATGTATTTCTCAATAGCTGATTTATCTAGAGAAATAGGTGTTGGTGAATCAACTATCGTTCGTTTCTGTAGAAAATTAGGGTATAGAGGTTTTTATCAATTCAAGATTGAATTAGCTAAACAATATGCATCTGAAACAAATGATGAATCGGAAGATTATGTCGATCTAATTGAGAAAAACATGATTAATGTTATAAAGTCAACGAAGTTAATTGTAAATAAAGAGAAATTACAAGAAGCAATTAATCTAATTTTAGGTGCTGGTTATATTTATTTGTATGGTGTAGGGGCATCAGGTTTAGCTGCTCTTGAAGGTGAAGGAAAATTCATGAGAGGTGGTCTTAAATGCAAAGCGGTTACTGATTCGCATTTTCAGACGATTCTTTCAGGAACACTAACAGAAAAAGATGTAATCATTGTTATCTCTTTATCAGGTAGTACCAAAGACCTATTTGAACCAATTGATATCGCTTATAAAAATGGTACGAAGATTATTGTCCTTACAAACAATGTTAATTCAAAACTAGCAAAATATGCACATGTAACAATGCAAACAGCAGGTTATGAAAAACCATTAGATGGGGGCTCATTTGTTGCTAAAATATCTCAATTATATATGTTGGATTTATTGTACACTGGAGTTGTATTGAGCGATAAGAATAAAATTTCAAATAACGAAAGAAAAGCCGCGGAAGCAATAAGTAGAAAAATAGATTAA
- a CDS encoding DUF2971 domain-containing protein, whose protein sequence is MNDKEEITKILPKSEVWKNVFSLCMSCSDGENMALWGLYSIPYEKGVRISFSKNVMNKILKWNRKFVEICGANNKKIFPQEINLLDVLYVSKNKADLEYPYIYRRRNDNFISYDNFKSNSEIELSQLIGCIKNDAWRYENEVRLRVNFINKINCDKIKISLPEIDYSEINIMFSPFVSNEDRLKYINIINSINDEYKKIVYEESIFSGLVNLKT, encoded by the coding sequence ATGAATGATAAGGAAGAAATAACTAAAATCCTACCCAAGTCAGAGGTGTGGAAGAATGTATTTTCGCTTTGTATGAGTTGTAGTGATGGTGAAAATATGGCGCTTTGGGGATTATATTCAATACCATATGAAAAAGGAGTGAGAATTTCATTTAGTAAAAATGTGATGAATAAAATACTTAAATGGAATAGAAAATTTGTAGAAATATGTGGTGCTAATAATAAGAAAATTTTTCCACAGGAAATAAATCTTCTAGATGTTTTATATGTGTCAAAGAACAAAGCAGATTTAGAATATCCCTATATCTATAGAAGAAGAAATGATAACTTCATTTCCTATGACAATTTCAAATCAAATTCTGAAATTGAACTGTCCCAATTAATTGGATGTATAAAGAATGATGCATGGAGATATGAAAATGAAGTAAGATTAAGAGTTAATTTTATAAACAAAATTAATTGCGATAAGATAAAAATCAGTTTACCTGAAATTGATTATTCAGAAATAAACATTATGTTTAGCCCATTTGTTTCTAATGAAGATAGATTAAAGTATATTAATATAATAAATTCTATTAATGACGAATATAAAAAAATAGTTTATGAGGAAAGCATATTTTCTGGACTTGTGAATTTAAAAACATGA
- a CDS encoding ABC transporter ATP-binding protein/permease, with translation MSKMIEIQHINKTFNKGKTNQINAIKETSLTFPNKGFVVIVGPSGSGKTTLLNVLGGLEYIDSGKIKIDDIEITSKNNRKLDQVRNSKIGYVFQNYNLLSNLSVYENIELVLKMLGITDKEEIDNRIHYVLKAVGMFNFRKRKVASLSGGQQQRVGIARAISKNPEIIIADEPTGNLDSKNTVEIMNIIKKISKEKLVIMVTHERDIANFYADRIIEIRDGVVQKDYLNKNQNALDIKNQNTIYLKDLQEETLSKTPIKIKHYKNQEGQSTENIEVTLISQNDSLYIKVNSNNNQKVRFIDEESDVLVLDEHYKGLDQTDVDKNEFDFNELNLKEQKDLKRGSVIKTKDAIIYAFKKMHGYTKLQKLMYLGFVFSAMMIAVAIALIGKVVYANPVEFLTVDRNYLQINVKDVDNIRSQDHIEIINPIVEPFYFVTHIHQFYQVNTYLPFSAHPTPLNLLKENDVIIGHYPRNKLEVVIDKRVADVIINNDAYKQAGINSYKQLLGLSLDNENIVDKLIIVGISDKSSPTIYLDEDTVFEMAINYEALSLPKLSVLETEQVEIIGSLPKNPGEILYPEKLKSINDLEIGMTIVRGEVSRSYTIVGFYKDKSNDSSNDEIVLTTKDLLESNYYQLVNDETPILIYSNNLKQTKAYLNEMNYQYKDIYNENLKEHQQGVRTAFYSLLVFSIILLSVSLLQLYFIVRSSLMNRIYDIGVYRSLGATRWDIHKLFVTEIIIVTTTTSLIGYILMTLIIKEIEKVIPYPFTLFYFPLYLIIGGVILLYAINIFSGLYPVFRLTHKSPSQILKHYDA, from the coding sequence GTGAGTAAAATGATTGAAATTCAACATATTAATAAAACATTTAATAAAGGAAAAACAAATCAAATTAATGCGATAAAAGAAACCAGTTTAACCTTTCCTAATAAGGGGTTTGTGGTTATTGTTGGACCATCAGGTAGCGGGAAAACAACCCTCCTTAATGTATTAGGTGGATTAGAATATATTGACTCAGGTAAAATAAAAATTGATGATATTGAAATAACTTCTAAGAATAACCGCAAATTAGATCAAGTCCGAAATAGTAAAATTGGTTATGTATTTCAAAATTATAATCTTTTGTCAAATCTTTCAGTATATGAAAATATAGAGTTAGTCTTAAAAATGTTAGGAATAACTGATAAAGAAGAAATAGACAACAGAATTCATTATGTTTTAAAAGCAGTTGGTATGTTTAATTTTAGAAAACGTAAGGTAGCTAGTTTATCTGGAGGTCAACAACAAAGAGTTGGGATTGCCCGAGCTATTTCAAAAAATCCTGAAATAATCATTGCAGATGAACCAACTGGTAATTTAGATAGTAAAAATACTGTTGAAATTATGAATATTATCAAAAAAATATCTAAAGAAAAACTAGTTATTATGGTTACGCATGAAAGAGATATCGCTAACTTTTATGCTGATAGAATCATTGAAATACGTGATGGTGTTGTTCAAAAAGACTATCTTAATAAAAACCAGAATGCATTAGATATTAAAAATCAAAATACGATATATTTAAAAGATTTACAAGAAGAAACTTTATCGAAAACGCCTATCAAAATTAAACATTATAAAAATCAAGAAGGACAATCAACAGAAAATATTGAAGTAACCTTAATTAGTCAGAATGATTCTTTGTATATTAAAGTAAACTCAAATAATAACCAAAAGGTTCGATTTATTGATGAAGAATCGGATGTATTAGTGTTAGATGAACATTATAAAGGGTTAGATCAAACCGATGTGGATAAAAATGAATTTGATTTTAATGAACTTAACCTTAAAGAACAAAAAGACTTAAAAAGAGGATCTGTTATTAAAACAAAAGATGCAATCATTTATGCTTTTAAGAAAATGCATGGTTATACCAAGTTACAAAAGCTAATGTATTTAGGGTTTGTGTTTTCTGCGATGATGATTGCTGTGGCGATTGCACTTATTGGTAAAGTGGTTTATGCTAATCCTGTTGAGTTTCTAACGGTTGATAGAAATTATCTTCAGATAAATGTGAAAGATGTTGATAATATAAGAAGTCAAGACCATATTGAAATTATCAATCCAATCGTTGAACCGTTTTATTTTGTAACTCACATTCATCAGTTCTATCAAGTAAATACCTATTTACCATTTTCAGCACATCCAACCCCACTTAATCTTCTTAAAGAAAATGATGTAATAATTGGTCATTATCCTAGAAATAAACTGGAAGTTGTGATTGATAAACGAGTAGCTGATGTAATCATAAATAATGATGCCTACAAGCAAGCGGGTATCAATAGCTATAAACAACTTTTAGGATTATCTTTAGACAATGAAAATATTGTAGATAAATTAATAATAGTGGGAATTAGTGACAAGTCATCTCCAACGATTTATCTAGATGAGGATACTGTTTTTGAAATGGCAATTAACTATGAAGCTCTAAGTCTCCCTAAACTTTCGGTTTTAGAAACAGAACAAGTAGAAATTATCGGTTCATTACCTAAAAATCCAGGTGAAATCTTATATCCTGAAAAATTAAAATCAATTAATGATTTAGAAATTGGGATGACAATTGTTAGAGGTGAAGTAAGTAGAAGCTATACCATTGTTGGATTTTATAAAGATAAGAGTAATGATTCATCAAATGATGAAATTGTATTAACCACAAAAGATTTACTTGAATCAAATTATTATCAATTAGTTAATGATGAAACACCAATATTAATATATTCTAATAATTTGAAACAAACGAAAGCTTATCTTAATGAAATGAATTACCAATATAAAGATATTTATAATGAGAATTTAAAAGAACATCAACAAGGTGTACGTACAGCTTTTTATTCATTATTAGTCTTTTCAATAATCCTATTAAGTGTTTCATTACTACAGTTATATTTTATTGTAAGATCTAGTTTAATGAATCGAATCTATGATATTGGAGTATATCGATCATTAGGAGCCACTAGATGGGATATTCATAAATTGTTTGTTACTGAAATTATTATAGTTACAACAACTACCTCATTAATTGGTTATATTCTTATGACTTTAATCATTAAAGAAATTGAGAAAGTGATTCCTTATCCATTTACCTTATTTTATTTTCCACTTTACTTAATCATTGGTGGAGTCATATTGTTGTATGCCATTAATATTTTCTCTGGACTATACCCAGTGTTCAGATTAACTCACAAGTCTCCTTCGCAAATATTAAAACACTATGATGCATAA
- a CDS encoding N-acetylmannosamine-6-phosphate 2-epimerase yields the protein MIILIRKILKPGLIVSCQALEDEPLHSSKIMARMAVAAQMGGAVAIRANSGKDIKKIRKEVNIPIIGLVKKDYPDSEIYITPTMKEVKEVVKAGADIIAVDATDRLRPNSVTLDEFYKEIKKKYPDIYLMADVSTFEEGIKADELGFDLISTTLSGYTSYTSDVNLPNIRLVEQLSKEIKNAVLTAEGGIWSSEDLKKCMEFSYSAVIGSAITRPQLITKHYVDGMKKIN from the coding sequence GTGATTATTTTGATTAGAAAAATACTGAAACCAGGTCTGATTGTTTCGTGTCAAGCATTAGAAGATGAACCATTACATAGTTCAAAGATTATGGCAAGAATGGCTGTTGCAGCTCAGATGGGAGGGGCGGTAGCTATTAGAGCTAATTCTGGTAAGGATATTAAAAAAATAAGAAAAGAAGTAAACATTCCAATCATAGGTCTTGTGAAGAAAGATTATCCTGATTCAGAAATTTACATAACCCCTACTATGAAAGAAGTTAAGGAAGTAGTAAAAGCTGGTGCTGACATTATCGCAGTTGATGCAACGGACAGATTAAGACCAAATTCCGTGACACTTGATGAGTTTTATAAAGAAATTAAAAAGAAATATCCAGACATTTATTTAATGGCAGATGTTTCTACATTTGAAGAAGGAATAAAAGCTGATGAACTAGGGTTTGATTTAATTTCAACGACTCTTAGTGGTTATACAAGTTATACAAGTGATGTGAATTTACCTAATATTCGACTTGTTGAACAACTATCAAAGGAAATAAAAAATGCAGTTTTAACTGCAGAAGGTGGAATCTGGAGTTCAGAAGATTTAAAAAAGTGTATGGAATTTAGTTATAGCGCAGTAATTGGGAGTGCAATTACGAGACCACAATTAATAACAAAACATTATGTAGATGGAATGAAAAAAATAAATTAG